In Cicer arietinum cultivar CDC Frontier isolate Library 1 chromosome 7, Cicar.CDCFrontier_v2.0, whole genome shotgun sequence, a single window of DNA contains:
- the LOC101499630 gene encoding zinc-finger homeodomain protein 2-like, which translates to MLFSIPLFVFFSTIFLSSEQIMEIEEKGDEMITVSSEPSYVETNRVTNSGMKMSNHEVEEARFKECRKNHSYGNGGYSLDGCLAFLPDGVEGTREFFICAACRCHRNFHRQETIPTAFPLNSSYHHQPTPLTTVYETPNGYVQMSGPPRGSSTSGGDGEGSSSKSKKRFRTKFTHQQKEKMFDFADKSGWKIRKKDDKIVEEFCNQIGVKCQVFKAWVHNNKHTLGNKP; encoded by the coding sequence ATGTTGTTTTCCATTCCATTGTTTGTATTCTTTTCAACTATTTTCTTATCAAGTGAGCAAATTATGGAAATCGAGGAAAAAGGTGATGAGATGATTACGGTTAGCAGTGAGCCAAGTTACGTGGAAACTAACAGAGTAACAAACTCTGGAATGAAAATGTCGAATCACGAAGTTGAAGAAGCAAGGTTCAAAGAATGTAGAAAGAACCATTCATATGGCAATGGTGGATACTCTCTTGATGGTTGTTTAGCGTTTTTACCAGACGGTGTTGAAGGTACACGTGAGTTTTTCATATGCGCTGCATGCAGATGTCATAGAAACTTCCACCGTCAAGAAACGATTCCAACTGCTTTTCCGTTAAACTCGTCATACCATCATCAACCAACGCCGTTAACGACGGTTTATGAGACTCCAAATGGATATGTTCAAATGAGTGGGCCGCCGAGGGGGAGCAGCACAAGTGGTGGAGATGGAGAAGGTTCAAGCTCAAAGTCGAAGAAGAGGTTTAGGACAAAGTTCACTCATCAACAAAAAGAGAAGATGTTTGATTTTGCTGACAAATCCGGATGGAAGATTAGGAAGAAAGATGATAAAATCGTTGAGGAGTTCTGTAACCAAATTGGTGTCAAATGTCAAGTTTTTAAAGCGTGGGTTCATAATAATAAACACACCCTTGGCAATAAGCCCTAG